A genomic region of Leptospira saintgironsiae contains the following coding sequences:
- a CDS encoding SpoIIE family protein phosphatase, whose amino-acid sequence MDPLFFNFYSFGSILIVLYFFYAGFFFLTIKERSMAAFHLGVCGLTTVFHNIGYFWGFISFDESTIFHRVIAVAGPLMSFTQLVGFFIYFPEPRKKGILPGLIFYWLLYLGVLVVTGYYVYVSWDAPRSFVPGSHYWDYEVHVFYSYFIYIILFYEVCYLVIGIWKAIIETGKERRSVIYILLSYAVITVVPGILNALSRNGTVARATYQQSFNLGMVTGMFLIMIVYVNATKERTTILNRIIGVSLATFFVCYQLVGYSILNGYERTYDDMKRRDSSIAVQEQKDPQGLAYIVSYDPEKNEFRSERGNKDPRFKKEDELEVRFFREKQKISNIGSLPAKERLERTETILETSPNDFKAYATGIRAFLKSKNNETVKDSDMEDYFRGIYGKLNIIRNKYSRLPDRKKQKSIEGLLVSADVGLSETLAYVKQSAIQAVNSDKSAEQVSKIVLNSLAPIHFAGERIYRGTRIYSPSDPKPVMYLAYYFAPNLSGKIYEVGFEYKDYRIFHHDPSFILVASMVLTFFVIVIGFRFFFQNAIVVPMDEVVVGLTEVNSGNLEYRLTPRVEDEIGFIARSFNKMARSILAARKRLEQYADELEEKVKDRTKELEKTLEEVNELKQQQDGDYFLTSLLIKPLGANKAASENVKVDFLIEQKKKFSFRRFNDEIGGDMNISNQITLRGQRYIVFLNADAMGKSMQGAGGALVLGAVCESIIERTRIVGSMKEQSPERWLKNAFIELHKVFESFEGSMLVSSVIGLIDEDSGTLYYINAEHPWTALYRDGKADFIEQDLMFRKLGTTGMDGKISVKTFQLLPGDVIIAGSDGRDDILIGNDEEGARIINDNEKLFLRLIEEGNGELSNIYESIKKVGSLTDDLSLVRISFKEEGGIERIQEKEKIRQLLRKAKEKSQDKNIKEALSFFEEADSLDNRLPEVKKGLLKYHIRLKNYSKAAQFAEEYLNIRPVDKEILFIASYVARRAKQFQKAQDFGERLLLREPDHVRNLINLTRISIALRNYERAKHLLKEAQRLEPENSQVLKIRQALDKI is encoded by the coding sequence ATGGATCCGTTATTCTTTAACTTTTACTCTTTCGGTTCGATCTTAATCGTTCTATACTTCTTTTATGCTGGCTTCTTTTTTCTTACTATTAAGGAAAGAAGTATGGCCGCCTTCCATTTGGGAGTCTGTGGTTTAACTACGGTTTTTCATAATATCGGATATTTTTGGGGCTTTATCTCTTTCGACGAAAGCACAATTTTTCATAGGGTCATTGCAGTTGCAGGACCTTTGATGAGTTTTACTCAATTAGTAGGATTTTTCATCTATTTTCCTGAACCTAGAAAGAAAGGGATCTTACCAGGTTTAATCTTCTATTGGCTTCTTTATTTGGGAGTGTTAGTAGTCACTGGTTACTACGTATATGTTAGCTGGGACGCTCCTAGATCTTTTGTTCCAGGAAGTCATTATTGGGATTATGAGGTCCATGTATTTTATAGTTATTTTATATATATAATCTTATTCTACGAAGTATGTTATCTAGTGATCGGAATTTGGAAAGCGATCATAGAAACTGGAAAAGAGAGAAGGTCTGTAATTTATATTCTTCTTAGCTACGCCGTGATCACAGTAGTTCCAGGAATTTTAAACGCACTTAGTCGAAACGGAACAGTCGCACGAGCTACATACCAACAATCCTTTAACCTAGGAATGGTTACCGGAATGTTCCTGATCATGATCGTATATGTAAACGCTACAAAAGAAAGAACTACGATCTTAAATCGGATCATCGGAGTTTCATTAGCTACATTCTTCGTATGTTATCAATTGGTAGGTTATTCTATTCTGAATGGATATGAAAGAACTTACGATGACATGAAAAGAAGGGACAGCTCTATCGCAGTCCAGGAACAAAAAGATCCACAAGGTCTGGCATATATAGTTTCTTACGATCCGGAAAAGAATGAGTTCCGGTCGGAAAGAGGAAATAAAGATCCTAGATTTAAAAAAGAAGATGAGTTAGAAGTCCGTTTCTTTAGAGAAAAACAAAAGATCTCTAATATAGGAAGTTTGCCTGCAAAAGAAAGGTTAGAAAGAACAGAAACGATTTTGGAAACTTCTCCAAATGACTTTAAAGCCTATGCCACTGGTATTCGTGCATTCCTGAAATCGAAAAATAATGAAACAGTAAAAGATTCCGATATGGAAGATTATTTCCGAGGAATATACGGAAAACTGAATATTATTCGAAATAAGTACTCCAGGCTTCCTGATCGCAAAAAACAAAAATCTATCGAAGGATTACTTGTTTCTGCTGATGTAGGATTGTCAGAAACGTTGGCTTATGTAAAACAATCTGCGATCCAAGCGGTAAATTCGGATAAATCTGCAGAGCAGGTCTCTAAGATTGTACTAAATTCTTTGGCTCCGATCCATTTTGCGGGAGAGAGGATCTATCGAGGTACAAGGATCTATTCTCCTTCTGACCCTAAGCCCGTGATGTATCTTGCCTATTATTTTGCTCCGAATCTGAGCGGAAAGATATATGAAGTAGGATTTGAATATAAGGATTATAGAATATTCCATCATGATCCAAGTTTTATCTTAGTCGCTTCTATGGTCCTGACATTTTTCGTGATTGTTATAGGATTTAGGTTTTTCTTTCAGAATGCGATTGTAGTTCCTATGGACGAAGTGGTTGTGGGATTAACTGAAGTAAATTCAGGAAATTTAGAATATAGACTAACTCCTCGGGTTGAGGACGAGATTGGATTTATCGCCAGGTCTTTTAATAAAATGGCGAGAAGTATCCTCGCTGCCAGAAAAAGACTGGAACAATACGCAGATGAGTTGGAAGAAAAAGTAAAAGATAGAACCAAAGAATTAGAAAAAACTTTGGAAGAAGTAAATGAACTTAAACAACAACAGGATGGAGATTATTTCCTTACTTCGCTTCTTATCAAACCTTTAGGTGCAAACAAAGCAGCATCTGAAAATGTTAAAGTTGATTTTCTAATAGAACAAAAGAAAAAATTCAGCTTCCGCAGATTTAACGATGAGATCGGTGGAGATATGAATATCTCTAACCAGATCACACTCCGAGGGCAACGTTATATAGTATTCTTGAACGCGGACGCAATGGGGAAATCTATGCAAGGAGCAGGAGGAGCCCTGGTTTTGGGAGCCGTCTGCGAATCTATCATAGAAAGAACTCGGATCGTAGGATCTATGAAAGAGCAGTCTCCAGAAAGATGGCTGAAAAACGCATTTATAGAATTACATAAAGTATTCGAAAGTTTCGAAGGTTCGATGCTTGTTTCTTCAGTGATCGGGCTAATAGACGAAGATTCTGGGACATTATATTATATTAATGCAGAACATCCTTGGACTGCGCTATACCGAGATGGAAAAGCAGACTTTATCGAACAAGATCTTATGTTCAGAAAATTAGGAACCACTGGAATGGATGGAAAAATTTCAGTGAAAACATTCCAGCTATTGCCTGGCGATGTGATAATTGCTGGATCGGACGGAAGAGACGATATCCTGATAGGAAACGATGAAGAAGGCGCAAGGATCATCAATGATAATGAAAAACTTTTCTTAAGGTTAATAGAAGAAGGAAACGGAGAACTTTCTAATATATATGAATCTATAAAAAAAGTTGGTTCTTTAACTGACGACTTGTCCTTGGTTCGTATCTCTTTCAAAGAAGAAGGTGGGATCGAAAGGATCCAAGAGAAGGAGAAGATCAGACAACTTCTCCGAAAAGCCAAAGAGAAATCTCAAGATAAGAATATCAAAGAAGCATTATCTTTCTTTGAAGAAGCTGACTCACTAGACAATCGTCTACCTGAAGTAAAAAAAGGATTACTTAAGTATCACATTCGATTGAAGAACTATTCCAAGGCTGCACAATTTGCAGAAGAATATTTGAATATTCGTCCAGTGGACAAAGAAATACTATTCATTGCTTCTTACGTAGCAAGAAGAGCCAAACAATTCCAAAAAGCTCAAGATTTCGGCGAAAGGCTACTTTTGAGAGAACCTGATCATGTTAGGAATTTAATCAATTTGACTAGGATCTCGATCGCTTTAAGAAATTATGAAAGAGCAAAACATCTTTTGAAAGAAGCTCAAAGACTTGAACCCGAAAATTCTCAAGTTCTAAAGATCAGACAAGCGCTAGATAAAATATAA
- a CDS encoding acyltransferase family protein: MKEYFLGIFRPDEREIAPFNGARTLGFFMLIYGHMYRTVQIFIPDIDPYLRNFLNNGSVCLDLFFPLSGFLIASPLFAELESKGTINWKFFYLKRSLRIFPPFYIFLILQYFVFIPAMLRSAPPEFVDQIIAAKSKIWFDFLYLSDYFKGTMFHGWSLSLEEQFYIAFPIFLLGIFRYVPKRFRLGFLILLTAAPLIYRAIFMYTVVLKTTGSESVDLYNGYIYYPFHGHIDSVLYGIIFAYIFNFHKSWVEKALQLGPWANYLHAGLWIGLLAYTALVNEFEMGFHQIIRYPSFALLWIGIFILSMRKGDPIGKFLSWKGFSPFAKLSYCAYIIHIVVMTPISRKLLFADKQLQQHEFLLYTIPVGLTVFFFAYFYHLITEKPFAILKDKLIAKYKVKMTSQVFSEQLQKVSQS, encoded by the coding sequence ATGAAAGAATATTTCCTGGGAATTTTTAGACCTGACGAAAGGGAGATCGCACCCTTTAACGGGGCAAGAACCTTAGGTTTTTTTATGCTGATTTACGGACATATGTACCGTACAGTTCAGATCTTTATTCCGGATATCGATCCTTACTTAAGAAATTTCCTAAATAACGGTTCCGTTTGTTTGGATCTATTCTTTCCATTGAGTGGATTTCTTATCGCAAGCCCTTTGTTTGCCGAATTGGAATCTAAAGGAACAATCAACTGGAAGTTTTTCTATTTAAAACGATCCTTACGGATATTTCCTCCGTTTTATATTTTCCTAATATTACAATACTTTGTGTTTATTCCTGCAATGCTCAGAAGTGCTCCGCCTGAATTCGTAGACCAGATAATAGCTGCCAAAAGTAAGATCTGGTTCGATTTTCTATATCTTTCCGATTATTTCAAAGGAACTATGTTTCACGGATGGTCTCTATCTTTAGAGGAACAATTCTATATCGCTTTTCCGATCTTTCTTTTGGGTATTTTCAGATATGTTCCAAAACGTTTTAGACTTGGATTCTTGATCCTACTTACTGCGGCACCTTTAATCTATCGTGCCATCTTCATGTATACGGTAGTCTTAAAGACAACAGGTTCAGAAAGTGTAGATCTATATAATGGATATATCTATTATCCATTCCACGGACATATAGATTCAGTTCTCTATGGAATTATATTCGCATATATATTCAATTTTCATAAATCGTGGGTTGAAAAAGCACTTCAATTAGGGCCTTGGGCAAATTATCTGCATGCAGGACTTTGGATCGGACTTCTTGCTTATACTGCGCTCGTAAATGAATTTGAAATGGGATTCCATCAGATCATTCGTTACCCGAGTTTTGCTTTATTGTGGATTGGTATTTTTATTCTCTCTATGAGAAAAGGAGATCCGATCGGAAAATTCCTTTCTTGGAAAGGTTTCTCTCCTTTTGCAAAATTATCCTATTGCGCGTATATCATTCATATCGTGGTAATGACTCCGATCTCTAGAAAATTGCTGTTTGCGGATAAACAATTGCAACAACACGAATTCTTGCTTTATACAATCCCTGTTGGACTTACAGTTTTCTTCTTCGCGTATTTCTATCATTTGATCACTGAAAAACCGTTTGCGATTCTGAAAGATAAATTGATCGCAAAATACAAAGTCAAGATGACCTCCCAAGTTTTCAGCGAACAATTACAGAAGGTTTCTCAATCGTAA
- a CDS encoding STAS domain-containing protein, with product MEITVQGDIHIIKISGSILQSDSEELDRNLSDHNFEPSPKIIIDLTEVSHICSTALGILVSYKKKFNSAEGDIIIVVNDDDLLQLFEITMLDKVFKVLPTIEDAFDEFKLGN from the coding sequence ATGGAAATAACGGTTCAAGGCGACATCCACATCATCAAAATTTCCGGATCCATTCTGCAATCCGACAGCGAGGAACTGGACCGCAACCTGAGCGACCATAATTTCGAACCTTCTCCTAAGATCATAATCGATCTTACAGAGGTGAGTCATATTTGCTCAACTGCGTTGGGGATTCTAGTCTCCTACAAAAAAAAGTTCAACTCCGCAGAGGGAGATATTATCATCGTAGTAAATGATGACGATCTTCTCCAACTATTCGAGATCACAATGTTGGACAAAGTGTTTAAAGTGCTTCCTACAATCGAAGATGCTTTTGACGAGTTCAAATTGGGAAATTGA
- the rdgB gene encoding RdgB/HAM1 family non-canonical purine NTP pyrophosphatase yields the protein MKSLSLASNNSHKVREIRAILSPLGFTLSTPKELGIDFGPEETGKTFTENALLKARDLFSLSKLPSLADDSGICVETLGGKPGVYSARFGGEGLDDEGRARLLLEKMEGKENRNAKYVCVIALVTSSGEFTFEGECPGLISDTYDTSGNGFGYDPIFYYPPFSAHFSQVSDEKKNSVSHRKKALDELVKYLKTYS from the coding sequence TTGAAATCCCTTTCTTTAGCTTCTAATAATTCCCATAAAGTTCGCGAAATTCGAGCCATCCTTTCTCCTTTAGGGTTCACACTATCAACCCCTAAGGAGTTAGGTATCGATTTCGGTCCGGAAGAAACCGGTAAAACTTTTACTGAGAACGCTCTTCTCAAAGCCAGGGATTTATTCTCTCTTTCTAAACTTCCATCCTTAGCAGACGATTCAGGAATTTGTGTAGAAACTTTGGGTGGAAAACCTGGAGTCTATTCAGCCCGTTTCGGCGGAGAAGGTTTAGATGACGAAGGACGAGCAAGACTTCTCTTGGAAAAAATGGAAGGAAAAGAAAATCGAAACGCAAAATACGTATGTGTTATTGCGTTAGTCACCTCAAGTGGAGAATTTACTTTCGAAGGAGAATGTCCTGGATTGATCTCCGATACTTATGATACAAGCGGAAATGGATTTGGATATGATCCAATTTTTTATTACCCACCCTTCTCCGCTCATTTTTCTCAAGTCTCCGATGAGAAAAAGAATTCAGTCTCTCATCGTAAGAAAGCCTTGGATGAGTTAGTAAAATACCTCAAAACATATTCATAA
- a CDS encoding ATP-binding cassette domain-containing protein — MISVSGLSLNFGKKILFENVTVKFKENCRYGLIGANGSGKSTFMKILAGMEQAAAGSVSIDVGVKVGYLKQDHYEYENETVLNTVMMGNKELWTVAKERDEIYSKPEMSDEDGIRVSELEEAFGEMGGYEAESVAGELLEGLGIPTNIHSQTLSFLTGGFKLRVLLAQVLFQKPDVLLLDEPTNHLDIKTINWLESFLLNYKGVVIVISHDRHFINSVASHICDLDYQTMTVYPGNYDEYMEASQAARERAQSDNKRAKEKIAELQEFVSRFSANAAKSKQATSRQKMIEKIKDNMADIRPSSRLFPYIVFKMKRVLGKDVILADNITKSYEDRVIFKDFTINITKGEKIAIIGTNGVGKTTLLKTLMKQIDPNSGSVAFGDSVETSIFPQDHREGIGEDADSIIEWLYRYAPPGTEMEEIRAILGRMLFSGDMAKKPTQVLSGGEKSRIILGKMILTQDNLLALDEPTNHLDLESIESLNYALTKFEGTILFVSHDREFVSSIATRVLEVTTEGIRDFKGTYEEFLEREGQEFYKRLAGGPVLTEAE; from the coding sequence ATGATCAGCGTTTCGGGTTTATCTCTGAATTTCGGAAAGAAAATTCTTTTTGAAAACGTTACAGTTAAGTTTAAGGAAAACTGCAGATACGGTCTGATCGGAGCCAACGGTTCCGGTAAATCTACTTTTATGAAAATCCTTGCTGGAATGGAACAAGCTGCTGCTGGTTCTGTCTCTATAGATGTAGGAGTCAAAGTAGGTTACTTAAAACAGGATCATTACGAATACGAAAACGAAACAGTATTAAATACTGTGATGATGGGGAATAAAGAACTTTGGACAGTTGCCAAAGAGAGGGACGAAATTTATTCTAAACCCGAAATGTCCGACGAGGACGGTATCCGAGTTTCCGAATTAGAAGAAGCTTTCGGGGAAATGGGTGGTTACGAAGCGGAAAGTGTAGCTGGAGAATTATTGGAAGGTTTAGGAATTCCTACAAACATCCATAGCCAGACACTTTCTTTTTTAACAGGCGGTTTTAAACTTAGAGTATTGCTCGCTCAGGTTCTATTCCAAAAACCGGATGTTCTACTTTTGGATGAGCCTACCAACCACTTGGATATCAAGACAATTAACTGGTTGGAATCTTTCTTACTGAACTATAAGGGAGTTGTTATTGTTATCTCCCACGACCGTCACTTCATCAACTCAGTTGCTTCTCATATCTGCGATTTAGATTATCAGACGATGACTGTTTATCCTGGAAACTATGACGAGTATATGGAAGCTTCTCAAGCCGCGAGAGAAAGAGCTCAGTCTGATAACAAACGAGCAAAAGAAAAGATTGCAGAACTACAAGAATTCGTAAGCAGATTCAGTGCAAACGCTGCAAAATCTAAACAAGCTACTTCTCGCCAGAAGATGATTGAGAAGATCAAAGACAATATGGCGGATATCAGACCTTCTTCTAGATTATTCCCTTATATAGTATTCAAAATGAAAAGAGTTCTCGGTAAGGATGTAATTCTTGCGGATAATATTACTAAATCCTATGAGGACAGAGTTATCTTTAAGGATTTTACGATCAATATTACCAAAGGGGAGAAGATCGCAATTATCGGAACGAACGGAGTTGGAAAAACTACTCTGTTAAAAACTCTAATGAAACAGATAGATCCTAATTCCGGATCGGTAGCTTTTGGAGATTCCGTAGAGACTTCTATCTTTCCTCAAGATCATAGAGAAGGTATCGGTGAAGACGCTGATTCCATTATAGAATGGTTATATAGATATGCGCCTCCAGGCACTGAGATGGAAGAGATCCGAGCTATTTTAGGAAGAATGCTTTTCAGTGGGGACATGGCTAAAAAACCAACCCAGGTACTTTCCGGGGGAGAAAAATCCAGGATCATTTTAGGAAAGATGATCTTGACTCAAGATAATCTTTTGGCCTTGGACGAACCTACAAACCACTTGGATTTGGAATCAATCGAGTCCTTGAACTATGCATTAACTAAATTTGAAGGAACTATCTTATTTGTTTCTCACGATAGGGAATTCGTAAGTTCAATTGCGACCAGAGTTTTGGAAGTTACCACAGAAGGTATCAGAGACTTCAAAGGTACTTACGAAGAGTTCTTAGAAAGAGAAGGCCAAGAATTCTACAAACGCCTGGCAGGTGGACCTGTTCTTACAGAAGCCGAGTAA
- a CDS encoding OmpA/MotB family protein, which produces MKTNLGIITLAVASISILSNCVSQSKYDALQAMYDQKAKDLSNLEKDKSSLQRSVEDMKRIQEETERRIADYRSLLESFKGMIDSGKLKIRIVDGRMVVILSSDILFPPGSSSLSSKGIDAIKEVTGILSSLHGRRFQVEGHTDDVPTGIKGYSNWELASARALTVLHTMVKSGMPEERISAASMGSSRPSVPNTSVENRTANRRIEIVIVPDLSNLPGIEELRKLSE; this is translated from the coding sequence ATGAAAACGAATCTGGGTATTATCACCTTAGCCGTTGCCTCAATTTCCATTCTATCTAACTGCGTTTCTCAATCCAAGTATGACGCCTTACAAGCGATGTACGACCAGAAAGCAAAGGATCTTTCTAATTTAGAAAAAGATAAGTCTTCTCTCCAAAGATCAGTAGAAGATATGAAAAGGATCCAGGAAGAAACAGAAAGAAGGATCGCTGATTACAGAAGTTTATTAGAAAGTTTTAAAGGAATGATCGATTCAGGAAAACTTAAGATCCGGATCGTAGATGGAAGAATGGTAGTAATACTTTCTTCTGATATATTATTCCCTCCTGGCTCATCAAGTTTATCATCCAAAGGAATAGATGCAATTAAAGAAGTCACTGGGATCTTATCTTCTCTTCATGGAAGAAGATTCCAAGTAGAAGGTCATACGGATGATGTACCTACAGGTATTAAAGGATATTCCAACTGGGAACTTGCATCAGCAAGAGCTTTAACTGTATTACATACAATGGTAAAATCCGGAATGCCTGAAGAAAGGATCAGTGCAGCTTCTATGGGATCTTCTCGTCCTTCTGTCCCGAATACAAGTGTTGAGAATAGAACTGCGAATCGAAGGATAGAAATTGTAATTGTTCCAGACTTATCTAATCTACCTGGAATTGAAGAATTACGTAAACTGAGCGAATAG